Proteins from a single region of Salvelinus fontinalis isolate EN_2023a chromosome 15, ASM2944872v1, whole genome shotgun sequence:
- the cdan1 gene encoding codanin-1 produces the protein MLSYFWSAPQGNAVATFARLLPFWSAPNSKQQAECQTAPAQTRMAALLESLLQKEVEAIKAVEWLKHDGDSDSLAWCKPLKIERQEFVPFLLNFLREQSCSALTHGPATPAKTPSHPRVSQPSQQGPGFSSERRGGCRSTGPGTGPRSASRVQLFSSTPSLSPGAEWDATHPPSGSHYLGEISALSSPSFSSARSPAPASTSRHTPSERRSDQRASLGDFMPSPPELQHQHSLSLGVQPPRGRRRSAGMGRQGGGRGVFQTEEVGPGRSEGGGRKGRGGGANKMGDTAVSPPTTTLVQLNLTNLEDFPPMGMSHASPPLHTKPSRRINPTPVSAERPHSRPKTCFTSTPFSTRPSSPPPVPEAVTGAIEGSITGALNVGSPPLSLQEERELLKRVKCKRAQQVGSPLPTSLDPCTPTQSVLRPVSGSKMTPVIQGLCPDPSKVTLTSELDLLADLYCTCISENLVPNVFLELFFVLQLLTSRTPAVTEEEDKDLSMGTLDVLERGYLSKVHNCVYFSVRVLENQFELVSHLDKDTLRLLAENERVSCFSPSLRNRLTLAQDPSTAKVSPSVDTFIHSVPFQPATDNRSNFSSDKAFHTFKKQRDIFYEVLREWEDFHKEPKWEFEVELGSRVRGMVSQLNSTGNHSHFARLFLKQLVQMCKGPRALGSPGDTPDADLLGMLGADSLGRLKRLEERLIQPQGILGPCPPPAFPGHQEFFRDFLKTASCCQLNQHLKDSLCQQLLQLDEVSVLAPVVSSTEGEGDMEQQDEKQRFSSVLLLARLLAKFLGYISFLPYQTSERPSREIQEAAATLRSKSMSVLDVCAVLRSCVRRRRTILTVPWLVEFLSMLDFTGPFLLCYRTVLGLLLSLYRRMVLSREGEVCYLNQLLMVAVLGWLFQIPVIPEELFFSADFTVAVELEESQTNVQGLDCLPLVDQQLLYTCCPFLGEFRKLLAAFVAGSSARGGGLIRKITPTSAELRGTPTTTRSQQKLQVDLEQAFFHNQPPSLRRTVEFVAERVGSNCVKHMKVTLVCELVCGGERLLREGLISPGANPLILNDSICAQLCDGGQEALERATRFCSEKGPEAIRVLLPDETSPAVLTTSENITKRLATEKACSWLTSNITALVKREWKTKFDRVMKSLPSPEASGVEGSGSGLGAKTGAAAVTQEQSRTPKRDNGKEEAATSCPPDCPHSAPLPSDVLVEIKEVLSIAVGPRSEKEVLTCLQLNALLGKVGDALSCKKFSFPMPEQMLIRCTVLLACKLVSGELPMVFPQEECGRTVSPGRTVSPGPVLSDSPVQRVRCSIKALLEQLILLWGRDYCSSAPLHLLFTEMTLSAVLMASDSQWDNFLFLVRQLVERGILGEKEVVSHWRKLSQLPWPTEFIEKIQQQSSSTTALPPPELQNHMDMLQVSPQPVEGAN, from the exons ATGTTGTCCTATTTCTGGAGCGCGCCCCAGGGCAATGCGGTAGCAACATTCGCGCGCCTGCTCCCATTCTGGTCCGCCCCCAACTCCAAGCAGCAGGCAGAGTGCCAGACAGCGCCTGCTCAGACCAGAATGGCGGCTCTTTTGGAATCGCTGCTGCAGAAGGAAGTGGAAGCTATCAAGGCCGTCGAATGGCTAAAACACGACGGG GACAGTGACAGCTTGGCATGGTGTAAGCCACTGAAGATTGAAAGACAGGAGTTTGTTCCTTTCCTGTTGAACTTCCTGCGAGAGCAGAGCTGCTCCGCCCTCACCCATGGCCCTGCCACACCCGCCAAGACCCCCAGCCACCCCAGGGTCTCCCAGCCCTCTCAGCAGGGGCCAGGCTTCTCCAGTGAGCGCAGGGGGGGCTGCAGATCTACCGGACCTGGAACCGGTCCTCGTAGCGCCAGCCGTGTACAGCtattctcctccactccctccctgtCCCCTGGGGCTGAGTGGGATGCTACCCACCCCCCATCTGGCTCCCACTACCTGGGTGAGATCAGTGCCCTCAGTAGTCCTTCCTTCAGCTCAGCCAGGAGCCCTGCTCCAGCCTCCACCTCCAGGCACACTCCCTCAGAGCGCCGCTCCGACCAGAGAGCCAGTTTGGGGGATTTCATGCCGTCACCTCCAGAGCTCCAGCACCAACACAGTCTCAGCCTGGGGGTCCAGCCGCCGCGTGGCCGCAGGAGGAGTGCCGGGATGGGAAGGCAGGGTGGGGGGCGTGGTGTGTTCCAGACTGAGGAGGTGGGGCCAGGAAGATCTGAGGGTGGtgggaggaagggaaggggaggaggggctAATAAAATGGGTGACACTGCTGTGTCACCTCCGACGACAACGCTGGTCCAGCTGAACTTAACCAATCTGGAAGACTTCCCACCTATGGGGATGTCGCATGCATCACCACC ACTGCATACAAAACCATCTCGGAGGATCAACCCAACCCCAGTCAGTGCAGAGCGGCCGCACTCCAGACCGAAGACCTGTTTCACTTCCACCCCGTTCAGCACCAGGCCCTCCAGCCCTCCCCCAGTCCCAGAGGCAGTCACTGGTGCCATCGAAGGGAGCATCACTGGGGCCCTGAATGTGGGCAGCCCCCCTCTCAGtctgcaggaggagagagaactgcTAAAGAGAGTGAA GTGTAAACGAGCCCAGCAGGTGGGCTCCCCTCTACCCACCTCTTTGGACCCCTGTACCCCTACCCAGTCAGTGCTCCGGCCGGTATCAGGCTCCAAAATGACACCTGTCATCCAGGGGTTGTGTCCTGACCCCTCTAAAGTCACCTTGACCTCTGAACTGGACCTTCTGGCTGACCTCTACTGCACTTGCATCTCTG AGAACCTAGTTCCCAACGTGTTCCTGGAGCTGTTCTTTGTGCTGCAGCTTCTGACATCTAGAACACCGGCCGTCACAGAGGAAGAGGACAAGGATCTAAGTATGGGGACGTTAG ATGTCCTGGAAAGAGGCTACCTCAGCAAGGTGCACAACTGTGTCTACTTCTCTGTCAGGGTGCTGGAGAATCAGTTTGA GTTGGTGTCTCACCTGGACAAGGACACCCTGCGTCTCTTGGCTGAGAACGAGAGGGTGAGCTGCTTCTCTCCATCCCTGAGGAACAGACTGACCCTGGCCCAGGACCCCAGCACAGCCAAG GTCTCGCCCTCTGTGGACACCTTCATCCACTCTGTCCCGTTCCAGCCTGCCACTGACAACCGCTCCAACTTCAGCAGTGACAAGGCCTTCCACACCTTCAAGAAGCAGAGGGATATTTTCTACGAGGTGCTGCGAGAGTGGGAAGACTTCCACAAGGAACCTAAATGGGAGTTTGAAGTTGAACTAGGCAGTAGGGTCAG AGGAATGGTGAGTCAACTGAACTCCACTGGAAACCACTCCCATTTCGCCAGACTCTTCCTCAAGCAGTTGGTGCAG aTGTGTAAAGGTCCCCGTGCTCTGGGCTCCCCGGGCGACACCCCCGACGCGGACCTGCTAGGCATGCTGGGAGCAGACAGCCTGGGGCGTCTAAAGCGTCTGGAGGAGCGCCTGATCCAGCCCCAAGGCATTCTGGGACCCTGTCCTCCACCTGCCTTCCCAGGACACCAGGAGTTCTTCAGGGACTTCCTAAAGACCGCAAGCTG CTGCCAGCTGAACCAGCACCTGAAGGACAGTCTGTGTCAGCAGCTCCTCCAGCTGGACGAGGTGTCCGTCCTGGCTCCTGTGGTCTCCAGTACCGAGGGCGAGGGAGACATGGAACAGCAA gacGAGAAGCAGCGTTTCTCCTCCGTCCTGCTGTTGGCTCGTCTCCTAGCTAAGTTCCTGGGTTATATCTCCTTCCTGCCGTACCAGACCTCTGAGAGGCCCTCCAGGGAGATACAGGAGGCTGCCGCCACCCTCCGCAGCAAG AGTATGTCTGTGCTGGATGTGTGTGCGGTCCTGCGTAGCTGTGTTCGTAGGAGACGGACCATCCTGACTGTGCCCTGGCTGGTGGAGTTCCTCTCCATGCTGGACTTCACCGGTCCCTTCCTCCTCTGCTACAGGACCGTTCTGGGACTGCTGCTCAGCCTATACAG gCGGATGGTGCTGTCCAGAGAAGGAGAGGTGTGTTACCTGAATCAGCTTCTCATGGTGGCTGTTCTTGGCTGGCTATTCCAGATCCCAGTGATCCCGGAGGAGCTTTTCTTCAGTGCTGATTTCACTGTAGCTGTAGAGCTAGAGGAGAGCCAGACCAACGTCCAGGGACTT gactGTCTCCCCCTAGTGGACCAACAGCTCCTCTACACCTGCTGTCCTTTCCTGG GTGAGTTCCGTAAGCTCCTCGCTGCCTTTGTGGCCGGTAGCTCTGCCAGGGGTGGAGGCCTCATCCGTAAAATCACCCCTACCTCTGCTGAGCTGAGAggaacccccaccaccaccaggtcacAGCAGAAACTACAG GTGGATTTGGAGCAAGCCTTCTTCCATAACCAGCCTCCATCTCTCAGACGAACGGtggagtttgtagctgagaggGTGGGATCCAACTGTGTCAAACACATGAA ggtcACATTGGTGTGTGAACTGGTCTGTGGTGGAGAGCGGTTGCTGAGGGAGGGGCTGATCTCACCAGGGGCCAACCCTCTGATACTCAACGACTCCATCTGTGCTCAGCTCTGTGACGGGGGCCAGGAGGCTCTGGAGAGAGCTACCAG GTTTTGCAGTGAGAAGGGTCCAGAAGCCATCCGGGTTCTTCTTCCTGACGAGACGTCTCCCGCT GTTCTCACTACGTCGGAGAACATCACCAAGCGCCTGGCCACTGAGAAGGCCTGTAGCTGGCTCACCTCCAACATCACAGCCCTGGTCAAGCGAGAGTGGAAAACGAAGTTTGACCGTGTGATGAAGTCTCTTCCCAGCCCAGAGGCTAGTGGTGTGGAAGGTTCTGGTTCTGGTCTTGGGGCTAAAACGGGAGCTGCAGCAGTTACCCAGGAGCAGTCACGTACCCCAAAACGGGACAATGGCAAGGAGGAGGCTGCGACGTCCTGCCCCCCAGACTGCCCCCACAGTGCACCACTACCATCTGATGTCCTGGTAGAGATTAAG GAGGTGTTGAGTATTGCAGTAGGCCCGAGGTCTGAAAAGGAGGTGCTGACTTGTCTACAGCTGAACGCTCTACTGGGCAAAGTAGGAGACGCACTGAGCTGCAAAAAG TTCTCATTCCCAATGCCTGAACAGATGCTGATACGTTGCACCGTCCTACTAGCCTGTAAGCTAG TTTCAGGGGAGCTGCCCATGGTGTTCCCCCAGGAGGAATGTGGTAGGACAGTGTCTCCTGGTAGGACAGTGTCTCCTGGTCCAGTACTATCAGACTCCCCAGTCCAAAGGGTACGCTGTTCAATCAAAGCCCTGCTGGAGCAGTTGATCCTCCTCTGGGGGAGAGACTACTGTTCATCAGCCCCCCTCCACCTGCTCTTCACAGAAATGACACTCAGTGCTGTCCTCATGGCCAGCGACTCACAG TGGGACAACTTCCTGTTCCTGGTCAGACAGCTGGTAGAGCGGGGGATTCTGGGAGAGAAAGAAGTGGTCTCTCATTGGAGGAAGCTGTCACAGTTACCCTGGCCAACG GAATTCATAGAGAAGATCCAGCAGCAGTCCTCTTCCACCACAGCCCTTCCTCCGCCTGAACTTCAGAACCACATGGACATGTTGCAGGTCTCACCACAACCTGTAGAGGGAGCCAACTAA